The following is a genomic window from Canis lupus familiaris isolate Mischka breed German Shepherd chromosome 10, alternate assembly UU_Cfam_GSD_1.0, whole genome shotgun sequence.
cccttcccagcAGTCTACTTCCGGACTCCACAGAGTTACCTATTTGGGACATTTCCTGtaatggaatcatacaggattTGTGCTTTTGTGGGTCTGGCTTATTCATGTAGCACATTTGTAAGGTTCATCAATGTAACATGTGTGGTGGGTCCTTCATTCCTTCCAGTGGCTGAATAACATCCCGCTGTGGAGAGATGCATTCAGTTTGGCCACATGTCCTATTGCTGCACACTGGGTTGTCCTCACCTTGGGTCCTTAGGAATGGTGCTGCTCCTCGCTCTCTCGTACCAAGCTTTAAGATGCTGGGAGCCACCTAGCAGCCGCATGGAGTTGGTATCCATTACTTTGCACTGCCCTGTGGCCTTTTTCTCTCTGACTGCATTGCAGCTTAGCCATTCTGATgctggacatttgggtggttggGGGTTGTGCTCCTTCTTGTACTCCTGGGGCTCACATGTTTCTGAAGGATACTTTACTCGGGAGTGGACTTGCTTGGGCAAGGCTATGTGTGTATTCAGTTCCACTAGGTAAATGCCAGCCtggttttcagagtggctgcTAAGGTGCCTTGGCTCTTGATCTGGGGttttgagttcgagccccacgttggatgtagagattgctttaaaaaaaaaaaaaaaagggggaaagtggCTGTGCTAACTTATgccccaccttttcttttttccacacaaGTTTTTGCTTCACTTGGGATTTCTCTTGGTGTGTGGTGTGAACTGTGGTGTCTTTTCTCAGCTGGCTAGCCCGTTGTTCCAAGGACGTTTATGGCAGAGGCTcatcttttccatcctttctccTATCCTAAATTCTTCCAATGCTGGTGTTCTCTGGACctgctgtgtgtgtatgtgctaaGGCTCCGCTGTTTGAGTTATTGCCACTATAGTTAGACCTGGGCCCTGTCTCATTCTAGCCCCCAGGCTTCTATCTCAGCCCCCTCGGTAttagagatggggaaacaggctAGGCACAGTTTGGATTTGGGTCTTCCTTGGGACTTCCTGAGACAGAGCCTtgctctgcccccttctctcctcctcagcCTGATATCCCACTGACCTCACTCCTCTCCAGCTCAGCAGCTCCCGCCCTCCAGGATAAAATTCTTTTTCCCCCGGATCTGTGGGCCTCCTGCAGCCCATCCCATCTCCCTTCACACCCGGCCTTCTTGCTGCATCATCCTGTGGCTCTGTGAAACGTCTGCAGATCCTCCGTCCTTCCCCTCCGCACTCCCACCCAAGAGGAGCTGGGTGCCTGCTCTGTGCCGGCAGCTGCTCCACTTCCCTTGGATATGGTGCTGGGCCCTTTGCTGCCTTTCCAGCCTTCCCCAAGGGGTGCTGAGCTGCTTAGGGGCAGACACTGAGTTAGCCGTGGCTTGGGGCCACCTGCCTGGCCGAGCATGACCCAGGTCTCTTgtgtccctcctccatccctggtAGGTGCCAACATTGCCTCTGGTGAAGAAGTTGCCATCAAGCTCGAGTGTGTGAAAACGAAGCACCCGCAGCTGCACATCGAGAGCAAGTTCTACAAGATGAtgcagggaggaggtgagggctgggtggggcctgggggtggagcctgaatagcactgggtgggggtgggttgtGCACAAGGGTGTGTATGCGTgcatgggggtggtggggggcggcCAACCTGACCCCTCATCTCTGGCCGTCAGTGGGAATCCCGTCCATCAAGTGGTGCGGAGCCGAGGGGGACTACAATGTGATGGTCATGGAGCTGCTGGGGCCCAGCCTCGAGGACCTCTTCAACTTCTGCTCCCGCAAGTTCAGCCTCAAGACGGTGCTGCTCCTGGCCGACCAGATGGTGAGTCCCTACCGTACCATTGGGCACAGGATaccagccctgcctcctgcgACTGGAGGATGCCCCAGCAGGAGGCAGTGACAGGGACATAGGACAGGCTTGGTTCCTAGACCAGGACCAGGGACCTTGACCATTGGCTGTAGAATTGGGGGTAggggggtctttttttttttttttttaagattttattttatttattcatgagagacatacagagggagagggagagacacaggcagagggagaagcaggcctcatatagggagccccacgtgggactcaatcccaggtctccaggatcaggctctggactaaaggcggtgctaaactgctgagccactgtgGCTGCCCCATATAGCAGGGCTTTAAATGCAGATCTCTAGGCCTCCTGGGTTGGGCTCCTAGGGTAGGACCTGGGACCCTGCCCTCAGGTGATTCTAAAGCCAATGATCACACAATCTGGGCTGCACCCCAGTGTGTGACTGACTGTAGGTAATTGCTAAgcctctctgagcatcagttgTCTCATGTGGGAGTCTCTCCTTTGTTGTGGGGTCAAGAGGGACACTACACAGTGCCTGGACCAGAGCAGATACACGGCCCACTGATAAGCGGTCCTTGGGCCCTAAAGCCCTTTACAAACTCAGAGGaggaaacctttttaaaaatataacatagatgggatccctgggtggcgcagtggttcggtgcctgcctttggcccagggtgcaatcctggagaccctggatcgaatcccacgtcgggctcccggtgcatggagcctgcttctctctctgtctgtgtctctgcctctctctctctctctctgtgactatcataaataaaaaaatatatatatataacatagaatTTTGGACTCAGAATGATACGTGGAGCTCTTGTTAGGCAGGGGTCTGGGTCTGCAGCTGGCCTGCAGAGTCTACAAACACTTGCAATTTGGgactaaatgtgtgtgtgcagaggagAGTTTGTCAGATTCTCACAGGATGTGACACTCAGTAAAGGTTTAGGAAATACTCTGCCAAGCCAGACGAAGCTGTTGACTTCCAGAAGCCTAAAACCCAGAGACAGGACTCGCTTGCCAGAGGACGTATTGTGTATACCCACATTCATTCAAGTTTCTGACATAATATTTAAAGGAAGGGTCTGTATGGTCCCCCTGACTCTGGTGTCTTTTGCAAGCTAGGAGACAAATCCTGTCTTTTGTTCCCTAGATCTGTCACCCCTGAGTTTAGGCTTCATTGGTCCTTcaccctttcctcccttcccccacaatTTTGGTTGCCAGAACAGTCTTTGAAATGCCTCTCTAACTCCAGCTCCTCAAGTCTGGTGATGGTGTAGAGCCAGGCAGCAGTCTCTCCTGGCCAGGCCCAGATGCCTTACCAGGCTTCATCTCTAGATCTTGCCGTTAGCTTTCCAACCTTGCTGTCTGTCCCTGTTGCACAGCAGCCTCGGTGCGCTCCTTTCAGAATTCCTCTCTacgtcacttcctccaggaagccttttctGACCTGCCCCTCAAAATCATCTTATGCAGTTGCGGAGACAGatctttctcccctccccagggcagggaccACAGATGCCTCTTTTCTATTCCTACCACCCCTGCCCTCAGGCCCCAGTGCAGGGCCTGGCCCAGGGTGCCCTCCATGGACCACTTACTGAGTGACTTGCTGCTCCCTCCCCCAGATCAGCCGCATCGAGTACATCCACTCCAAGAACTTCATACACCGGGATGTCAAGCCTGACAACTTCCTCATGGGGCTGGGGAAGAAGGGCAACCTGGTGTACATCATCGACTTCGGCCTGGCCAAGAAGTATCGGGACGCCCGCACGCACCAGCACATCCCCTATCGGGAAAACAAGAACTTAACCGGCACTGCCCGCTACGCCTCCATCAACACCCACCTGGGCATCGGTGAGTGTGCAAGGCCCGGGAAGCCATGTGTGTGCACTCGTGGGCTTGCTGGCCAGGCTGCTCCCCCTCAGTTGTTGCCCCAAAGTTGGGTCTTTCAGGAGAAGAGCTATGGCATGGCAAGCACCTTAACATGCCTTGCTTTGCCCCCACAGCAGCCACAtagagtgggggggtggggggcgggggccgcacGCAGGCTCACAGGTGCAACAGAGGCCGCTCTGCATTGCACAGCTTAGAGAGGACCAGAGTCAGGTTCGAGCCTGGCCCTGTCTGTTGCCACACTTGTACCCTGTCCACAATGTGGGCTGGCGAGGAGGCAACAGGGTGCTTATTACatagttgttgaataaataagtacctGCACTAGAGAAACTAGACCCAGATGGAGTAGGGAAAGCTTGGCCCCAGGCCTTTTTCTGTAGGAGGGATGATAACCCGTGTCTATTTGGGAGTTGCGGCTAGCCAGTGTGAGGGCTGGCGGGAGTCGGGGCAGTGCCTTTCAGTTGAGCATGTCCTGGAGGGAGAGGGTCCTAGTCCCCATTGGCGTGGAGCCCCAGTGgaccctgcccctcaccctgtccTCGACTCCATGCAGAGCAAAGCCGTCGAGATGACCTGGAGAGTCTGGGCTACGTGCTCATGTACTTCAACCTAGGGTCCCTGCCCTGGCAGGGCCTCAAAGCAGCCACCAAGCGCCAGAAGTACGAGCGCATCAGTGAGAAGAAGATGTCGACACCGATTGAGGTCCTCTGCAAAGGCTACCCCTGTGAGTAGCCCAATGAGGGAAGCAGCCAGCTGGGGACCCGGACCCCCTGCAGGGGAAAACAAGGGGAAGACAAGGCCGCCCAGCTCACACTGGACCCCACTGCCCCGGTGCCAGAACGTTAGTCAGAGACTAGCTGTCCCTGCTCAGGCCCCTCTCCTGCCTCATCTCACAAGGGCTACATTTTAGGAAAGCTAGTTCTTCCTCGCCCTGCGAGCCTCCTTTACCACCCACACAGAACATGCCCGTTCTGACACTTTAGCTCACCACACATGGGGGAGGTTCCCTCCACCAAGCAAGTCTCCGTGACATCCATTGGGTGTCCTCTAGCTTAACTCAGTTCTGACATAGTCTGCCTGGAGGCGGCAGCAGATCACACAGGTTttgggggctcgatctcacaagaCCACTCCCTCCCACCCCGCCAGATGGCCGGTCACAAGTCTGACTTGCTACCTGTGCTCTGAGTCTGACATTCCCAGCCCCTCTCCTTGGCTGAGATGAATTTGCTAGAGCGGCTCACAGGACTCGGGGGAACTTACTTGGTGTTCCACTTTATTAAAGGCTATGATACAGGATGtggatgaacagccagatgaagagatacatagggtgaGGTCTGGGAGGGACCCGAGCACAGGGGCTTCTGTCCCCATGGAGTTGGGGTGTGTCACCCTCCTGAATGGGGacgtgttcaccaacctggaagctgtCCAAACCCCATCCtgttgggatttttatggaggcttcttCATGTAAACATAAGCGATTACTACATTTCCAGCCCTCTCCCTTCTAGAGaagtgtgtgggggtggggcggtGAAAATTCGAAGCTTCTAGTCATGGCTCGCTCTTGTGCGCAGCCCACCCTTCCAGGAGCCATTAGGAGCCCACCCAGAGTCGCCTTTTCAGAACAAAAGACGCTCCTAGTGCTCTTAGCGTTTGGAGATTTACAAGGGTTTTCGGAGCTCTGTGCAGGAATGGGGGCTGAGaccagtatatattttttactagCTCACAAgggctctccccacccctgctttctgGAGGAGGAAGTTTGCCTCCTGTGGCTAACGTCATGTTGGGAGTTCCCACTGTGCTCTTTACTGTCCTTTGGGTTTTGTGATCCCTCCGATCTGCCCTGTGCACGTGGTCCCCAGAATGATTGGCAAGAGCAGATAGAGCTGTGGCCTAAGACTGCGGTGCCAGCCAACTGCAAGGGAGCACTTGCTCATAATTCATGGCTCTTTGGTTCTAGTCAGGTCTTCCCAGGCTCTCCCCACCGACGTGCGAGGGTTTTAGCACTGTTAGAGGGACCGTAGTTCAGCTCTGTCATCATCTTGTTTCCTCTTAGATTGAAAGTATTTGTAGGGATAGTGGGTGAGTGGGTAGGACGACCTGGGCTACGGGGGCCCTGGGAGCCTAGGCTGGGCCTCACCTCGGCCTTTTCTGTGACCCCTGCCAGCTGAGTTCTCAACATACCTCAACTTCTGCCGCTCCCTGCGGTTCGACGACAAGCCTGACTACTCGTACCTGCGCCAGCTCTTCCGCAACCTCTTCCACCGGCAGGGCTTCTCCTATGACTACGTCTTCGACTGGAACATGCTCAAATTCGTGAGTCACCTGGAGGCCAAGGCGGGCTTGGGGGACTGGACGGGGAAAGCCCTGACTCATAAGGCCAAAGTGAccctgtggggggtggggctccCGAAAAATGGGAGTTATGACCTGGACAGTGCCAGCGACGTCGCTGGGGTCCCGGAGTCCCCACGATCTCCCCTCTGCAGCCTCATCTGTGCTGACAGCACGTGCTGCTGTGGtcagcagggcctgggcagggcaCCACCTCCCGCCAGGCCCAAGAGGACCTGGCTGGGCCTCGAGTCCCTCCTCGGTGCCCTCGGCGGGGCGTGGATGGCGCTGGCGGGCCCCCCGGCTGTCCTGATCGTTGCCTACACCACCCTGCTCTGGTTGTTCTGCACATCCCAGGCGGCTGCCTTCAGCGTGGCTTCTCTGGCCAGCCTCGACCCGTTCATTGtggtttctttcttcctggtCATGGGACCCTGGGTCTTGTTAGGCGgttgctctgtctccctcttttaAAGGtcttggggggggtggggggtggggaggagcgtTCGTCAGCTGTGCCCGGAGCTCCGGAATCTGTGAAATTGTGTGTCTCGTTTCACATCTCTTCTGGAAAAGGGGGCTTCCTCGAGTCAGGCTCAGCCCCGTGACAACGAAGCCATTGCgctgccctgcccccgcccccgtccctgGGCCGGGCCCACGTACTCACCCTCCTACTGGTAAGGACCCACCAAGGCCTGGCCTTTCCGAGATTTACCGCTTGGCCGGGCAAGCACAAGAGGCTGagcctctgctgtgctctctgtcCCTTCCAGGTGCCCGGCGCCCCTGGGCACCCAGGGCCCTCCAGATAGGcctgtggaggaggtggaggagctGCCCCCCCAAAACTACTGGCCTGTGGTCTGGACTCCGGGGCCCCAGTTCTGACGTCACCAGGTGTGTCTGCGCCCATCGGGGCCAGGCCTGAGGAGGTGTCCCTTGGCGTTGGTGGGGTGCGGTGGAGAGGGAGTGGTGGAGAAGGCCCTCCCGTGAGATTCTTGGGGACGAATCAGCTGCCTGATGAACAGAGCCTGAAGGAGGGATGACGTTCACTGCCCTGGAGGGCCTGGTGGGAACGGGCACTGGGAGCAGCCTCAGCAAGACCCCGACGGTGGCCTCTCTGTTGCACCTGAACTCATTAAACGCCCCCAGCCTGTATCGCACTTCATGCTGGTGTGCCTCTCCTTTTGTGGTGGATGCCAGATGCTCAGGACCCGAGGGCTTATCCTCTTGGACACTGGGGTCAGCACTTGGTCTGGCGCCCCTCTTCTCTCTCGGCTTGGGGCAGTACTGTTCCCTGAGGAGTTTGACAGGTCAGGCAGAGAACATCAGTCCCACGGGCCAAGGGacctgaggggtgggggtgggcaaagGGCAGTGGGGCACCTTTCACCCCAGACCTTCCAGCTGGGAGTgtggccaggggccaggggccagctCTTCTCACCAAAGGGCGTTCACTGCTCAAGGCATCTGGACATCTGTGTAGAAAATTTTTCCCGGGCCTGCTGTGGGGATGGGCTTGGCCCTTCCTCTCAGTGTAGCTCCAAGAAACGGGTGTTATGTTGTCTAGGCTTGCACCATGcagtatggtagccactggcTACGTGTGgctaattttaattaaaaggaatCAAAGCTGAAAATGTAGTTGCTCACTTGCATTTGCTACATTTCAAGTTGTCAGGAGCCACATGTGTTTGCTTAATGGCTACCACGTCCAATAAGGCAGAcatgaacatttccatcatcacggAAAGTTCTGTGGGACAGTGGTACTCTAGATGGGTTCTCACAGAACCTCTCATGGGACCATCCAGCTGACAAGATCTCATCTCAACCCAGGCCAagagcaccccccacccacccatggCTGGTACTCTGACCCCTTCCTGGGGTTCCCTCTGAAGCAGGCTCTAGAGTCAGAAGCTGAGCAGAGGTGCCACCAGCCTTATTCTGCATCTCTGACTTGAGGGtcctggatgggatccctgggcgcCTTTGACCCCATCACCACCACGGTGAACTCCACCGTCTCTACCTGCCTGTTGGCGGAAGCATCTGACATGTGATATGGGGACCGTCCATGCCTTCACCCCAAGGCCAGGCCCCTGGTGCCATTACCAGCACCGCCCTACAGACGGGACCCCACGCCAGGCACCAAGGGCTACGGACTCCTGCCAGAAGGATTGCACCCTTGACAGAGCTTCTCTCCGTGAAGTGGCCACCCCATTCGGTGTCAGGGCCCTGGAGCCCCCGGATCCCTGGAGCTCGGGACATTGCTGTCGGCACCCACAACCCCTGTATTCCGAGGTCCACCCAGCAGGCCAGCAGGAGACTCAGTGTAGCCAAGGACAGGGGTCCGCACGACAGAGGTGGATTCTTGTGTGACTTTGATGTTgatcttttgtgttttctgtggGCAAATAAAAGCCAAGAAACCTCCCCGGTGTGCATTTCTTGAGGCGTTACTGGTTGGATGGAAACGTGCGTGGAGAGTAGTTCCTGCTCTGGGCTGGCCTTGACCTGAGCCTGCTGGGGTCACAGGGGCAGGGGCTCCAGCTGTCTGCTTCAGTGGCTTACCTCAGGGCTGCAGCCCTCAGAGTGGACCACGTGGCTCACCAGCCTCAGTTGGCCCAGGCCAGGGATGAGCCCTGCCCACAGTGCTCTTAGCACAGGCTTGCTCTGGTCCTGCCTGGCTGAGTGGCTCGCTGCCATCCTATCAGGGCTGAGTGGAGCctggggtggcgggggtggggggatgcggGGACGGGGACTGGAGTCAGAGGCAGAGCCCTGGTGGTCAGGCCTGCCTGGACAGGCTTGTGGGCGGAAGGGCCAGGGGTGTGCTTCTCAACTAACTCTTCTGGGGCTGCAGAGTAGGACTGGGCAGCAGAGGCCCGGATTcaagccctggctctgccctgagcTATGTGACCCCACATAGGTCATGAGAGCTCTTGGGGCCTTGATTCCTCACTAGGATTCATGGATCATTCTGATCCCTAGCTGCCCATCTCTGGAGTTGCTTAAAGGCAAGGGTCACCTCCAGCCCTCATTTCCCAAGGACAGCAGAGCCTTCTCAGCCAGTTCCCTGGGCGAGGCACAGGGTTGCAGGAGCCTGTACCCCCTGGCCCGTGAACAGGCCCCCCACTCAGCCTGCAGCTCTCTCCTCCACAGATGCGGCCCCCCTCATGCCAGCCCCCCGCCCTTCCCTGTGGACGACCCCAGGACCAACTAGGTAATGCGGCTAGGTGCCGCTCCCGTGCCATGCTCCTCTCTCTgagcctttctcctttcctccttcactGGGGTGGCAGCGGCtggagggcaggcctggggggctcaCGGAACCCTTCCACCCCAGCCTGCCCATCAGGCCTCTTTTTTCTCCACGGGGCATCTGGCCATTCTTCCTTGAGCTTCCCCTGAGCTCCTCTCTTGTCTCAGGgccacccctgcctgccccccagcacCTGCCAGATGTCATTGCCAGGTCCAGGGACAGGAGAAGAACAGCCTTTGATGAGGTCCTCCAGCTGTCGCTCTGGTTCAAGTCCTGGCCCTGCCTCTAGCTGTCCTTGTTACTCCTTCCCTGGGTCTCTGAACACCTGCCCTGCTTGTTTGGAAACTCGGAGGAGCTGAGGGCTTCTGAACACAGTAGGGGCCCAGGTTGGGAGCGTCAGGGAGTGCCCTTGCACACTCTGGGGCTTTGTTCCTCCCAGCTCTGCCTTAGCCCCTTGAGACCAGGGCAGAGTGACCTTGCTCTGCTTCTCAGACCCAGCTACCTCCTTCCTCTGGGCGGTTGTgtggctctgtttctctgtcctGTGTGATCGTGGGTCATTTCTAGGCCTCGGGCTCCTTGCCTTGTGGGGAGGAGGTTGGGCCAGAGGGTTTCTGAGCCGTGTCTTCCCCAGGTGCCCACTCGGCCTCCCTCCCCATGCTCTGCCTGGCGGGAGTGCTGGATCTCAGAGCCCCCTGAGCTCTCAGGGCTGACCAGGTCTTCTCTCACCCCAACAGGGCGCGGCCCGGAACCCCGAGGATGTGGACCGGGAGCGGCGAGAACACGAGCGCGAGGAGAGGATGGGGCAGCTCCGGGGTTCCGCGACCCGGGCCCTGCCCCCTGGGCCACCCACGGGGGCCACCGCCAACCGGCTCCGCAGTGCTGCCGAGCCCACAGCTTCCACCCCAGCCTCCCGCATCCAGCAAGCTGGTGAGCAGGGACCTTGGGCGGTGGCTGGGCCTGGGAATGGGGGCGGCCGGGGACCTGGGCGCTGAGGGtggcctccccctgcctcccaccctctaGGCAACACTTCTCCCAGGGCGATCTCACGAGTcgacagagagaggaaggtgaGCATGAGACTACACAGGGGTGCGCCCGCCAACGTCTCATCCTCCGACCTCACTGGGCGGCAAGAGGTCTCCCGGATTTCAGCCTCACAGGTGAGCTGCACCCACGCCAGCCCCACTGTACCTCACCGCTGCACTGGAGGGCTGTAGTCTGGAGGGAATCGGGCTCGAGCTTCTGTTCTTACCTCCCCGATGACTTTGGAGCAGCCCCCTTTGTTGAGCAGAAACTTGGCTTCATTTAATCTTCTGAGTGGGTTTagccccactgagcaaagaggaaactgaggctca
Proteins encoded in this region:
- the CSNK1E gene encoding casein kinase I isoform X1; protein product: MELRVGNKYRLGRKIGSGSFGDIYLGANIASGEEVAIKLECVKTKHPQLHIESKFYKMMQGGVGIPSIKWCGAEGDYNVMVMELLGPSLEDLFNFCSRKFSLKTVLLLADQMISRIEYIHSKNFIHRDVKPDNFLMGLGKKGNLVYIIDFGLAKKYRDARTHQHIPYRENKNLTGTARYASINTHLGIEQSRRDDLESLGYVLMYFNLGSLPWQGLKAATKRQKYERISEKKMSTPIEVLCKGYPSEFSTYLNFCRSLRFDDKPDYSYLRQLFRNLFHRQGFSYDYVFDWNMLKFMRPPSCQPPALPCGRPQDQLGRGPEPRGCGPGAARTRARGEDGAAPGFRDPGPAPWATHGGHRQPAPQCCRAHSFHPSLPHPASWQHFSQGDLTSRQREEGEHETTQGCARQRLILRPHWAARGLPDFSLTDKRAI
- the CSNK1E gene encoding casein kinase I isoform X3, with translation MELRVGNKYRLGRKIGSGSFGDIYLGANIASGEEVAIKLECVKTKHPQLHIESKFYKMMQGGVGIPSIKWCGAEGDYNVMVMELLGPSLEDLFNFCSRKFSLKTVLLLADQMISRIEYIHSKNFIHRDVKPDNFLMGLGKKGNLVYIIDFGLAKKYRDARTHQHIPYRENKNLTGTARYASINTHLGIEQSRRDDLESLGYVLMYFNLGSLPWQGLKAATKRQKYERISEKKMSTPIEVLCKGYPSEFSTYLNFCRSLRFDDKPDYSYLRQLFRNLFHRQGFSYDYVFDWNMLKFGASSSQAQPRDNEAIALPCPRPRPWAGPTYSPSYWCPAPLGTQGPPDRPVEEVEELPPQNYWPVVWTPGPQF
- the CSNK1E gene encoding casein kinase I isoform X2; protein product: MELRVGNKYRLGRKIGSGSFGDIYLGANIASGEEVAIKLECVKTKHPQLHIESKFYKMMQGGVGIPSIKWCGAEGDYNVMVMELLGPSLEDLFNFCSRKFSLKTVLLLADQMISRIEYIHSKNFIHRDVKPDNFLMGLGKKGNLVYIIDFGLAKKYRDARTHQHIPYRENKNLTGTARYASINTHLGIEQSRRDDLESLGYVLMYFNLGSLPWQGLKAATKRQKYERISEKKMSTPIEVLCKGYPSEFSTYLNFCRSLRFDDKPDYSYLRQLFRNLFHRQGFSYDYVFDWNMLKFGAARNPEDVDRERREHEREERMGQLRGSATRALPPGPPTGATANRLRSAAEPTASTPASRIQQAGNTSPRAISRVDRERKVSMRLHRGAPANVSSSDLTGRQEVSRISASQTSVPFDHLGK